Within the Pirellulales bacterium genome, the region ACTGTGTAGTGCAGAAAGAAATTCGGCAATTGCCTCAATCTCCTCGGTTGATAGAAAGCTACTGTAGTTGGGCATAATGGATTGGGACTGCTGAATGATCGATGGCTTTTCGGAATCGGGTTCAATCGCTTCCATTGGCACCATTTCAACTTGAACGTGCCCGTCACTAGCGATGGTTGCTAGCCACAGTCGCTTGGAGTCCTTCCGCAGTATCCTGCCAACCTTGGACCGGCCGTCCGCTAACAGAATGACAGAGGTTTCGTAACCGCGTACTAAATGTTTGGTAGGATCTCTTAACTTCTGAATGAGTTGCTCTCGCGGCACATCTCCCGCATCGGATAAATTGGGAGCGATGAGGTTCAGTTCATTATTGTCATCCTTTATTAGTCCATGGCAAGTAGCACACTTCGCTTTACCGTCGAAAAGTGTCAACCCGTTTTCTAACTTCGACAGGCGGATCAACCCCGCGGGCGGCTTCTCTCGCAGTGGATCGGGCATGTCCAGTGAGGTGAGTGTCTTGACATCAACATCCGCTCCCCGACTACCTAAGAAAGCAATGAGTGACCGTAATTGTTCTTTGGTTATACCACCTGCAGCTGATTGAGGCATTTCGTTACTGTAACCTGGAACAATATATGCGTCCGGTTTAACGACCGACTCCAAAATGTAAGATAACGCGGCCATCGGTGGACGCCTGCTCGCAGCGATTTCGCCAATCTTTTCGAGACTGGGCCCTTTTAATTGCCGTCGGTCATCAGTGTCCACCACATGGCATCCTGCGCATCGATTCTGAAAGATCTGATGGCCCTCTTCGATCTGTTGATGCAGGCGGAATCCGCTCACTGAGAAGCCTTGCCGGGCCGTCGATACGCCCACGGAAATGAAGATCGGTATCGAAATTGAGAGCAGGATCCAACCCACCATGCGGAATTTCATTGCCATTCCCATTAGTGCTTCTTGAGCCGCGCTTCGTAGATTGATGCATTGAGACAAACGATATAAAAGCGCCCATCCTTGCTGGCGGCGATATCGATCGGAATTGGCAGTACAAACATTGGCACGAACTTCGTAACTTTGTAGTCGTCTCCATTGCGCTGGAGGCTATAGCGTCCAATATGCCCAGAGGAAAATAATGACACGTACAAGCAGCCACGACAGTCTTCCGGGAGTTCTTTTGCGTCGGAGTAGGCTAGCCCTTCCAAAGTCACGCTGGGTTTACTTGGCCAAATAGGAATGGTGAAGTCCCCGCCGCCGTCATCGTTGCCGATCACGTAGGGATGCCCATAGTGTCGTCCTTCGATCACATGATTGATTTCATCGCCAGGATCCGCATTACAATCGTTGTCGGTTAAGAATAGTTCTGAATCCGGACCGAATGTCATTCCGAACGGATTGCGAAACCCCCGGGCGAAAACTTCCGGCTGCGCCGCCCCGGGACGCAATCGCAGCACAGTACCTTCCCATGGATGGTCTGGAACACCGCGATTGCTCGAACAACCGCATTCCACGAACACAGTGCCATCATCACTCACGCAAACAGCGTTATTTTGATGTTGAGTGTCGGGTCCACGGCTACCGGGGAGATCGGTTAAAATGTCATTATAATGCTTGAAGTAGCCATCGCCGTCGAGGTCTTCCAGTTTTGTGACACGGCCTGAATTCGCATACGTAATCTTTCCGTTTGTCGCGGACGCAAGCATCCCAGATCGCGAGACATACAGTGCCCCCCCCTTTGCACACAAACCAAAGGGTCGATAGAGCGCGGGACTGCTGGCAACAATTCGCACGTCGAACTGCGAACCGTTCGGTACTAACTCGCCGACTTCGCCCCAAATACCCTCCTCACGGTCTACCTGTTTTGTGAAATAGATCCGACCGGTTTCCGAATCGACGGCAATGCGGATCGGGTAGCCCCCGGTGATCTTTGCGATCTCTCGCACCTCAAAGCGGGAATCGAGCGAATACGCCGAATCCTGTGGCGGCTGCCCAGCGCGATGCGCAAGCACAATGACACCCACCATTGAAAAAATCGAGCATCCTACC harbors:
- a CDS encoding c-type cytochrome, yielding MKFRMVGWILLSISIPIFISVGVSTARQGFSVSGFRLHQQIEEGHQIFQNRCAGCHVVDTDDRRQLKGPSLEKIGEIAASRRPPMAALSYILESVVKPDAYIVPGYSNEMPQSAAGGITKEQLRSLIAFLGSRGADVDVKTLTSLDMPDPLREKPPAGLIRLSKLENGLTLFDGKAKCATCHGLIKDDNNELNLIAPNLSDAGDVPREQLIQKLRDPTKHLVRGYETSVILLADGRSKVGRILRKDSKRLWLATIASDGHVQVEMVPMEAIEPDSEKPSIIQQSQSIMPNYSSFLSTEEIEAIAEFLSALHST
- a CDS encoding PQQ-dependent sugar dehydrogenase; translated protein: MKITENLLFLILAYLFSVTIISLIRGYQNKVMRSAGWLNVFVIAAFTWIVDRIFFPGGTFLSALDYRKSGSALLSAAIGCSFAQPWWWVFAGPGSPTNRLRRGFLTAALVGCSIFSMVGVIVLAHRAGQPPQDSAYSLDSRFEVREIAKITGGYPIRIAVDSETGRIYFTKQVDREEGIWGEVGELVPNGSQFDVRIVASSPALYRPFGLCAKGGALYVSRSGMLASATNGKITYANSGRVTKLEDLDGDGYFKHYNDILTDLPGSRGPDTQHQNNAVCVSDDGTVFVECGCSSNRGVPDHPWEGTVLRLRPGAAQPEVFARGFRNPFGMTFGPDSELFLTDNDCNADPGDEINHVIEGRHYGHPYVIGNDDGGGDFTIPIWPSKPSVTLEGLAYSDAKELPEDCRGCLYVSLFSSGHIGRYSLQRNGDDYKVTKFVPMFVLPIPIDIAASKDGRFYIVCLNASIYEARLKKH